From the Solanum stenotomum isolate F172 chromosome 4, ASM1918654v1, whole genome shotgun sequence genome, one window contains:
- the LOC125861321 gene encoding uncharacterized protein LOC125861321: MASNNLPLNPPFTFTGENYQIWSVKMQAFLEAYELWETVTEDKPLAALPTNPTLAQIKSNNEEKAKKSKANLLMQNAVADFVFYRIMACKTTKEASDRLKEEYQGSDRTRQIQVLNLKREFEFLNMQKDELISKYVDRISLIVNNIRLLGEEFTDKRIVDKFLVTLPERFESKIFSLEESKDLGKL; the protein is encoded by the coding sequence ATGGCATCCAACAACCTACCTTTAAATCCACCATTCACTTTCACCGGTGAAAATTACCAAATCTGGTCTGTGAAGATGCAAGCTTTTCTGGAAGCCTATGAACTTTGGGAAACTGTGACGGAAGATAAACCACTTGCTGCTCTACCAACAAATCCTACCTTGGCTCAAATAAAATCCAACAACGAAGAGAAGGCAAAGAAATCTAAAGCCAACTTGCTTATGCAGAATGCTGTGGCAGATTTTGTTTTTTACAGAATCATGGCTTGCAAAACAACAAAAGAGGCTTCGGATAGGTTGAAAGAAGAATATCAAGGCAGCGATAGAACACGTCAAATACAAGTGTTGAACCTGAAAAGAGAGTTTGAGTTCTTGAATATGCAGAAGGATGAATTAATCAGTAAGTATGTTGATCGAATCTCCTTAATTGTTAATAACATTAGACTTCTTGGTGAAGAATTTACAGACAAACGAATTGTGGATAAATTTCTTGTGACTCTTCCTGAGAGGTTTGAATCTAAGATTTTCTCTCTTGAAGAATCCAAGGACCTAGGAAAACTTTAA
- the LOC125863103 gene encoding LEAF RUST 10 DISEASE-RESISTANCE LOCUS RECEPTOR-LIKE PROTEIN KINASE-like 2.4 — protein sequence MVMLFLYDITSLFLLILVTCTNIPSCYSYLFEGKSVNCEGAYNCGNIHGVNYPFWGGGSRSRLCGNDNLYLQCEDNQTTLSVPYFIRNNIGYKPSEFHVLMINQSSYRMKIVHHNHWKNVCPESSSLYSLYKYNTTLIIGLRYVQGTRFINIHYGCSPEVLSTVQVQSNFSCFIIGTINTGVFFTDEIVTNVLGCSFSILVPLVSTAYNKLWDATITLQEAVNEGFEVDYSDALGGCLACQDSGGICELSLEFRCRCGDTTHPSTCPDNAKLPAYLVAQPNTDFSRKIHSFKLTIGLSVAGIGILICFGIWYTQYRKSFNKCIGFINGKTEDQSLEALLKQYGSLAPRRYSYWEIKKMTNRFKDKLGEGGFGGVYKGELSDGRAVAVKILKASKGDGEEFINEVASISQTSHVNIVSLLGYCLDGSKRALIYDFMPNGSLEKYIYGDGSPLGLNKLYQIAVGIAKGLEYLHRGCNTRILHFDIKPHNILLDEEFCPKISDFGLAKLCTRKESIVSMLGARGTIGYIAPEVISRSFGGVSHKSDVYSYGMMVLEMVGGRKNVNEEVSHTSEIYFPYWAYQHVQLDDDLKLHGIIDIEEEETARKMILVGLWCIQTDPAQRPSMSKVIDMLEGSLVLEIPPKPLLCTPYCSGRHSFNTQAMPLNAFVISSSSSSLCSTEESANFIGTATKDGTFQK from the exons ATGGTTATGTTATTCTTATATGACATTACAAGTTTGTTCCTATTAATCTTAGTTACCTGCACCAATATTCCATCATGTTACAGCTATTTGTTTGAAGGCAAGAGTGTTAACTGTGAAGGTGCTTACAATTGTGGAAACATACATGGTGTTAACTACCCGTTCTGGGGAGGTGGTTCACGATCACGATTATGTGGTAACGACAATTTATATCTACAGTGCGAAGATAATCAGACCACTTTGTCTGTTCCTTATTTCATTAGAAATAACATTGGGTATAAACCTTCAGAATTTCATGTACTGATGATTAATCAATCCTCATACCGTATGAAGATTGTTCATCATAATCATTGGAAGAATGTTTGTCCGGAATCTTCTTCACTCTACAGTCTTTACAAGTACAACACCACCTTAATCATTGGTCTCAG GTATGTCCAAGGAACTAGATTTATAAACATACACTATGGCTGCAGTCCTGAGGTCCTGTCGACTGTACAGGTGCAGAGcaattttagttgttttataATTGGAACAATCAACACTGGTGTGTTCTTTACCGATGAAATTGTAACAAATGTTCTAGGATGCTCCTTCAGCATACTGGTTCCTCTTGTTTCTACTGCTTACAATAAACTGTGGGACGCAACTATAACGCTGCAAGAAGCTGTGAATGAGGGGTTTGAAGTGGATTACAGTGATGCCTTAGGTGGCTGTTTGGCATGTCAGGATTCAGGAGGAATATGTGAACTTAGTCTTGAGTTTCGGTGTCGTTGTGGAGACACAACTCATCCTTCTACCTGTCCAGATAATGCTAAGCTACCGGCATATTTGGTGGCGCAGCCAAACACTGATTTTTCAAGAAAGATTCATTCATTCAAGTTGACAATAG GATTGTCAGTTGCTGGAATTGGCATATTAATCTGCTTTGGAATCTGGTATACACAGTATAGAAAATCATTCAACAAGTGCATAGGATTCATTAACGGAAAAACAGAAGATCAGAGTCTAGAGGCATTACTAAAGCAATATGGATCTCTGGCACCAAGGAGATATAGCTATTgggaaatcaagaaaatgacgAATAGATTTAAAGATAAGCTTGGTGAAGGAGGTTTTGGAGGGGTCTACAAAGGTGAACTTTCTGACGGCCGTGCAGTTGCAGTGAAGATTTTAAAAGCATCTAAGGGTGATGGAGAAGAATTTATCAATGAAGTTGCAAGCATCAGCCAAACTTCGCATGTCAATATCGTGTCTCTTTTAGGATATTGTCTTGATGGGAGCAAAAGAGCTCTAATTTATGACTTCATGCCTAATGGATCCTTAGAGAAATACATATACGGTGATGGTTCTCCCTTGGGACTGAACAAATTGTATCAAATTGCAGTTGGAATTGCTAAAGGATTGGAGTATCTTCACCGTGGATGCAATACAAGAATTTTGCATTTTGACATAAAGCCTCATAACATACTCCTTGATGAAGAGTTCTGTCCTAAGATATCAGATTTTGGTTTGGCAAAACTATGCACCAGGAAAGAAAGCATTGTTTCCATGTTAGGAGCACGAGGGACGATTGGTTATATTGCTCCCGAAGTAATCAGTAGGAGTTTTGGAGGAGTGTCACACAAATCTGATGTCTATAGTTATGGAATGATGGTTCTAGAAATGGTTGGAGGAAGAAAGAATGTCAATGAAGAAGTGAGCCATACAAGTGAGATATATTTTCCTTACTGGGCATATCAGCATGTTCAGCTAGACGATGACCTGAAGCTACATGGGATTATagacatagaagaagaagaaactgcTAGAAAGATGATATTAGTTGGTCTGTGGTGCATCCAAACTGATCCAGCACAAAGACCATCAATGAGTAAGGTTATTGACATGCTAGAGGGAAGCCTCGTCTTAGAAATCCCACCAAAACCTTTATTATGTACTCCTTATTGTTCAGGAAGACATTCTTTCAACACACAGGCAATGCCACTAAACGCCTTCGTAATTTCTTCATCCAGTTCATCACTTTGTTCTACTGAAGAATCAGCAAATTTCATAGGCACAGCTACCAAAGACGGAACTTTCCAGAAGtaa